A genomic window from Candidatus Eremiobacterota bacterium includes:
- a CDS encoding heptaprenyl diphosphate synthase codes for MLERVPAGRDLLALVEDFFRNSFGADNELITEAVRRMLAAGGKRLRPRF; via the coding sequence ATGCTCGAGCGCGTGCCGGCCGGCCGCGATCTGCTCGCGCTGGTCGAAGACTTCTTCCGCAACTCGTTCGGGGCCGACAACGAGCTGATCACCGAAGCGGTGCGGCGGATGCTCGCGGCGGGCGGAAAACGGCTGCGGCCGCGCTTCG